The Novosphingobium sp. Gsoil 351 genome contains the following window.
GACAGCGAACGCGTGGCATGAAACCGCTCGACCAGCGATGATGCGACGCTGTCGGCAGCTGCGCGAATTCGGTCCATTGCCCCCATCATCCCGCTTGAAACGCCAAGTTCAAGGTTTGTTCCAGTCCACGGCGAATTGCGCGCGTCCACATCACTCGCGCAGGGCCCGCAGTGCCGCACCTCCGGCAAACGGCGCCAGCGCGATGGCGACCAGGCTCGCCGCCGCGCACAGCGCCAATCCGCCCTCGCCGCCCGGCTGGAGCGAGCCTGCGCCGAAGATCAGCAACGGCACCGCCAGCGGCAGCACCAGCAGTCCGCCCAACGCCGCCCCGCCACGCAGCCCTGCGGTTAGCGCGGCGATCGTAACGCCGATCGCGGCAAGCCCCGGCGTGCCCGCAAGCAGCCCCAGTTCGACCCCGCGCAATTGCGCCGCGTCGAGCCCGAGCAGCGCCGCCGCGGGCAGCGTCGCCAGCATCAGCGGCGGACCGAAGCTTAGCCAATGCGCGAGGATCCGCGCTGCCAGGATCGTTTCTTCGGCGATCCCGCGCAACGCCCACTGATCGAACAACCCCGCCTCGAGATCGGGTTCGATCAGACGGTCGAGCGGCAAGATCGCCGCGAGAAGCGCGGCAATCCAGATGACCCCTGCCCCGGTGCGCGCCAGCAGCCTGGCGTCGGGCCCCACCGCGAACGGAAACAGCATCGCCACCGCGACAAAGAACAACACCGGCAACGTCGCCCCGCCGCGCCCCTGGGCACCACGCAGGAGGAGTGCCAAGTCGCGGCGCAGGAGCTGGACGAACCG
Protein-coding sequences here:
- the ccmB gene encoding heme exporter protein CcmB, whose product is MSSRFVQLLRRDLALLLRGAQGRGGATLPVLFFVAVAMLFPFAVGPDARLLARTGAGVIWIAALLAAILPLDRLIEPDLEAGLFDQWALRGIAEETILAARILAHWLSFGPPLMLATLPAAALLGLDAAQLRGVELGLLAGTPGLAAIGVTIAALTAGLRGGAALGGLLVLPLAVPLLIFGAGSLQPGGEGGLALCAAASLVAIALAPFAGGAALRALRE